A window of the Gossypium hirsutum isolate 1008001.06 chromosome A05, Gossypium_hirsutum_v2.1, whole genome shotgun sequence genome harbors these coding sequences:
- the LOC107958700 gene encoding uncharacterized protein, whose translation MAASSRKSSGPVLRSLSPSGRFSSHYVSHSPSSSSSAFAYSSSSFTSRSSTFFNQPRSISPPRVNVYNHTQSSQSVRFSLDSRPISPNRSISAVRRNAEALRNLQSKQPKRTCMCSPTTHPGSFRCSLHKGFNNSHASSGYAPSNRLNARRSAMTNSLVRIGGVEGDLVKRALSALIRPSSHQQRRRVAFQPRPSRLSVMSKAED comes from the coding sequence ATGGCGGCATCTTCTAGAAAATCGAGTGGACCGGTTCTCCGATCCCTCTCCCCATCAGGCCGATTCAGTTCTCATTATGTGTCACACTCTCCGTCTTCTTCTTCCTCGGCTTTTGCTTATTCCAGTTCGAGCTTTACTTCACGCTCTTCTACTTTCTTTAATCAACCTAGATCTATTTCTCCGCCGCGCGTCAATGTTTATAACCACACTCAATCGTCGCAGTCTGTTCGATTCTCGCTCGATAGCCGTCCGATCTCGCCGAATCGTTCGATTTCAGCTGTCCGTAGAAACGCCGAGGCGTTGAGAAATTTACAGAGCAAACAGCCAAAGCGTACCTGTATGTGTTCCCCTACGACGCATCCTGGATCGTTTCGTTGCAGTCTTCATAAAGGATTCAATAATTCGCACGCGTCGTCTGGTTACGCGCCTAGCAATCGGCTTAACGCGCGTAGATCTGCGATGACGAACTCGCTGGTGAGAATTGGAGGAGTCGAAGGAGATTTGGTTAAGAGAGCGTTGTCGGCTTTGATTAGACCTTCCTCTCACCAGCAGCGTCGACGTGTAGCGTTTCAGCCGAGGCCTAGCCGACTCTCCGTGATGTCTAAAGCCGAGGATTGA
- the LOC121229208 gene encoding protein NUCLEAR FUSION DEFECTIVE 4: protein MPCHPIFRQNFRPSLLFKKKKLFHSLPFPGPPKIHVSLSRQDNETHKNLLSVQIHHKTSMANLKAGTRPPWVGLGAAVWVQIASGNAYNFPLYSHSLKSVLGFNQHQLTMLGVANDIGENVGLLPGIACNKFPPWVILLIGSFACILGYGVLWLAVSKTVLYLPYWLLWLALCVATNSSAWLGTAVLVTNMRNFPVSRGTVAGILKGYAGLSAAVFTEIYSTILRKSSANLLMFLSFGVPILCLVMMYFVRACTPTFGEDSTEHGHFLFIQLASVVLGLYVLTTTILDPIFHFSAEVSYAILVGMVVLLMAPLAIPVKMTFCPSRINRPEIRNQQVASSDETLQGEGNADKTEPLLKSSESSTYLESFREGDEASEVAMLLAVGEGAVKKKRRPKRGEDFKFTEAIIKADFWLLFLVYFTGVGSGVTVLNNLAQIGIAQGIHSTTILLSLFSFCNFIGRLGGGVVSEHFVRSKTIPRTLWMTCTQIIMVITYLLFASAISGTLYAATALLGICYGVQFSIMIPTVSELFGLKHFGIFYNFMSLGNPLGAFLFSGLLAGYIYDNEAAKQRGLGLVTSSISCIGPNCFRLTFLILAGICGVGSVASIILTKRIWPVYQMLYGGGSFRLPQTSTH, encoded by the exons ATGCCATGTCATCCCATTTTCAGACAAAACTTTAGGCCTTCCCTACTTTTCAAAAAGAAGAAGCTCTTCCATTCTCTTCCCTTCCCTGGGCCTCCAAAAATCCACGTCTCTCTCTCTCGTCAAGACAACGAAACCCACAAAAACCTGTTGAGTGTCCAAATTCACCACAAAACATCAATGGCGAACCTCAAAGCAGGGACAAGACCACCATGGGTTGGTCTTGGTGCTGCTGTCTGGGTACAGATAGCATCTGGGAATGCCTACAACTTCCCTCTTTATTCCCATTCATTGAAATCTGTTCTGGGGTTTAACCAACATCAGCTGACAATGCTTGGTGTTGCTAATGATATTGGTGAAAACGTTGGATTACTCCCTGGTATTGCTTGTAACAAGTTCCCACCTTGGGTTATCCTATTGATTGGATCTTTTGCTTGTATCTTGGGTTATGGTGTTCTTTGGCTTGCTGTTAGCAAAACTGTTCTATATCTGCCTTATTGGCTG TTATGGCTTGCACTTTGTGTGGCTACCAACAGTAGTGCTTGGTTGGGCACGGCAGTGCTAGTCACTAATATGAGAAATTTCCCCGTCAGTCGAGGCACGGTTGCTGGTATTCTCAAGGGCTATGCTGGGCTAAGTGCTGCGGTATTTACAGAAATTTACAGCACCATACTTCGGAAATCCTCTGCTAACCTTTTGATGTTTCTTTCGTTTGGTGTCCCTATTCTTTGCCTTGTAATGATGTACTTTGTTAGGGCTTGTACTCCTACCTTTGGCGAAGACTCCACCGAGCATGGCCATTTTCTTTTTATCCAACTTGCTAGTGTGGTTCTTGGCTTGTATGTTTTAACAACAACGATATTAGAtcctatttttcattttagtgctGAGGTTTCTTATGCCATTCTTGTCGGAATGGTGGTTCTTCTCATGGCTCCCCTTGCGATTCCCGTGAAGATGACTTTTTGTCCTTCGAGGATCAACCGACCTGAGATACGTAACCAACAAGTTGCATCTTCAGATGAAACACTTCAAGGTGAAGGTAATGCAGACAAAACTGAACCACTGTTGAAGTCATCTGAATCGTCTACATACCTGGAAAGTTTCCGTGAAGGTGATGAAGCATCAGAGGTGGCCATGCTTCTTGCCGTGGGTGAGGGGGCAGTTAAGAAGAAGAGGAGACCTAAAAGGGGGGAGGATTTCAAATTTACTGAAGCCATAATCAAAGCCGATTTCTGGCTTCTTTTCTTGGTTTACTTCACCGGTGTCGGTTCCGGTGTGACTGTTCTCAACAATCTGGCTCAGATAGGGATTGCACAAGGCATACACAGCACGACAATACTGTTGTCTCTTTTCAGTTTTTGCAACTTTATTGGCCGTCTCGGTGGGGGTGTGGTATCCGAACATTTCGTCAG GTCAAAAACGATTCCCCGTACCCTTTGGATGACATGCACTCAAATCATCATGGTCATCACATACCTTCTCTTTGCATCAGCTATTAGTGGTACATTATATGCTGCAACTGCATTACTAGGAATATGCTATGGTGTTCAGTTCTCAATCATGATCCCCACCGTCTCTGAGCTTTTCGGTTTGAAgcattttggtatattttacaATTTCATGTCCCTAGGAAATCCTCTTGGAGCATTCCTCTTCTCGGGGCTCCTAGCaggatatatatatgataatgagGCTGCAAAACAGCGCGGACTTGGTCTGGTCACTTCAAGCATTTCATGCATCGGTCCAAACTGCTTTAGGCTTACTTTCCTGATCCTTGCTGGTATCTGTGGTGTGGGCTCAGTAGCAAGCATCATTCTAACAAAGAGGATATGGCCTGTTTACCAAATGCTTTACGGTGGGGGTTCATTTAGGCTGCCCCAAACTTCAACCCACTGA
- the LOC107958702 gene encoding uncharacterized protein → MDWYSWLSKTSLEPSLVYEYGLLFSHNELQKEDLAYFSHEFLQSMGISVAKHRLEILKVARKEIGEPPKSLSKLILAIKKTRKCFNKYVNKLVYHDNNVIKPLPGPEPVRHQDQRRLAVVLSRKGSKNEREVKIEQPMVRTTRKVAKSGPLDYRGQEKLLVPPRSLKLSGPLDRRMQEKLVFNYRSPITSSAPTDIAMAKERLMLTNGRRSPKLSGPLNYVRPPSPRVHGDHYKEKAGDDYDDHTLLWAELFQGMKPT, encoded by the coding sequence ATGGACTGGTATTCTTGGTTATCAAAGACTTCCCTTGAGCCTTCTCTTGTTTACGAGTATGGCCTTCTTTTTTCTCACAATGAGCTTCAGAAGGAGGATTTAGCCTATTTCAGCCATGAGTTTCTTCAGAGCATGGGAATTTCAGTTGCTAAGCATAGGCTGGAGATTCTCAAGGTTGCTAGGAAGGAAATTGGGGAACCCCCTAAGAGCTTGTCCAAGCTCATTTTAGCAATTAAAAAAACAAGAAAGTGTTTCAACAAGTATGTCAACAAGTTGGTTTATCATGATAACAACGTGATTAAACCGTTGCCGGGGCCGGAGCCGGTTCGTCATCAAGATCAGCGGAGACTAGCGGTGGTGTTGTCACGGAAAGGTAGCAAGAACGAGAGGGAGGTGAAGATAGAGCAGCCGATGGTGAGAACAACCAGGAAGGTAGCAAAATCTGGTCCCTTGGACTATAGAGGACAAGAGAAGTTGTTGGTCCCTCCTAGGAGCTTGAAATTATCAGGGCCCTTAGATAGAAGAATGCAGGAGAAGCTAGTGTTTAATTACAGGAGCCCCATAACTTCATCTGCTCCTACTGATATTGCAATGGCTAAAGAGAGGTTGATGCTGACAAATGGTCGTAGGAGCCCAAAATTGTCTGGACCTCTTAATTATGTAAGACCTCCAAGCCCAAGGGTTCATGGTGATCATTACAAGGAAAAAGCAGGTGATGACTATGATGATCATACATTATTATGGGCAGAACTGTTTCAAGGCATGAAACCCACTTGA